In Mongoliitalea daihaiensis, one DNA window encodes the following:
- a CDS encoding type I restriction endonuclease subunit R, protein MPSKTNEAALEAAIEKVLTGAFSEDIGNDLMVASEPAAIYRSGNGFYMGHANDFNAKYALDENRFWHFLENTQKEELNKLKRAADWKLKILERFDRMVKKYGILRLLRKGLEVEDAHFTLLYQLPMASSSQTVKDNFEKNEFSVTRQVRYNLDNLREEIDMVVFVNGIAIATLELKSQWTGQNAKVHGIKQYKYDRDIRQPLLNFGRCIVHFAVDTDEVYMCTKLAGANSFFLPFNKGHNDLSAGQAGGKGNPPNPFGHKSAYLWEEVFTKESLANIIQHFVRFDGKATDALNKRTLFFPRYHQMDVVRKILNHASRNGVGQTYLIQHSAGSGKSNSITWAAYQLIETYPEREGLPGSKGIQNPLFDSVIVVTDRRLLDKQLRENIKEFSEVKNIIAPAYSSNDLKNSLEQGKKIIITTIQKFPFIVDGIADLSDKRFAVIIDEAHSSQSGTAAGNMNQAMGMGANEEEEEDPQDKILKAMQARKMKGNASYLAFTATPKNATLERFGSKQEDGTFKPFHLYSMKQAIEEGFILDVLANYTTYKSYYEIEKSIEDNPLFDTKKAQKKLRAYVERDKRTIATKAEIMMDHFISKVYNTKKLKGKAKGMVVTQDIISAVRYFLAMRNILNDKGNPFKIVIAFSGKKTVDGVEYTEAELNGFAEKDTRDNFDSDDYRLLVVANKYLTGFDQPKLCTMYVDKKLQGVLAVQALSRLNRAADKLGKKTEDLFILDFFNQVDDIKNSFDPFYTSTSLSRATDINVLHELKGTLDDVGVYEWSEIESFVEKYFEGVDAQQLSPIIDVAADRFNQELELEEEEKVDFKIKAKQFVKIYGQMASIMPYEVLEWEKLFWFLKFLIPKLIVKTREDALIDELLESVDLSTYGLERTKLNHAIGLDDSATELDPQNPNPRGAHGGDEEKDQLDEIIKTFNERWFHGWDATPEDQRVKFLTLNKHIQAHPDFKLKVAENTDSQNRDLALKKIIDEVMGQQRKRELELYKLYAKDESFYQAFFDTMKRMVELRK, encoded by the coding sequence ATGCCAAGTAAAACCAACGAAGCAGCCCTTGAAGCGGCCATAGAAAAAGTTTTAACTGGTGCCTTTTCCGAGGACATAGGGAATGACTTGATGGTGGCTTCAGAACCCGCTGCAATCTATCGTAGTGGAAATGGCTTTTATATGGGTCATGCGAATGATTTCAATGCTAAATATGCGTTGGATGAAAATCGTTTTTGGCATTTTTTAGAAAACACTCAAAAAGAAGAACTCAACAAACTCAAACGCGCTGCAGATTGGAAGCTTAAAATTCTGGAGAGATTTGATCGAATGGTGAAAAAATACGGCATCCTGCGTTTGCTTCGAAAAGGGTTGGAGGTAGAAGATGCTCATTTCACCTTACTGTATCAATTGCCCATGGCCAGCAGTAGCCAAACGGTAAAAGATAACTTTGAGAAAAACGAGTTCAGCGTTACCCGTCAGGTGCGCTACAATCTCGATAACCTTCGAGAAGAAATAGACATGGTAGTGTTTGTCAATGGGATTGCCATCGCTACGCTCGAACTCAAAAGCCAATGGACAGGACAAAACGCCAAAGTACATGGAATTAAGCAATACAAGTACGATAGAGACATTCGTCAGCCTTTGCTCAATTTTGGTCGTTGCATAGTTCATTTTGCAGTTGACACAGATGAAGTGTATATGTGTACCAAATTGGCTGGTGCCAATTCATTCTTTTTGCCATTCAACAAAGGCCACAACGACCTGTCTGCCGGACAGGCAGGCGGAAAAGGCAATCCCCCAAATCCATTTGGACATAAGTCGGCTTACTTATGGGAAGAAGTATTTACGAAAGAAAGTTTAGCCAATATCATCCAACACTTTGTCCGCTTTGATGGCAAAGCCACAGATGCTTTGAATAAACGAACACTATTTTTTCCACGGTATCATCAAATGGATGTGGTACGGAAAATACTCAACCATGCTTCGAGAAATGGGGTTGGACAGACCTATTTGATCCAGCATTCGGCAGGGTCGGGAAAATCCAACTCCATTACCTGGGCAGCTTATCAGTTGATAGAAACTTATCCCGAAAGAGAGGGCCTACCAGGTTCCAAGGGAATTCAGAATCCTTTATTCGACTCGGTAATTGTAGTGACAGATAGAAGACTACTGGACAAGCAGCTTCGTGAGAATATCAAGGAATTTTCAGAGGTCAAAAATATTATTGCTCCGGCTTATTCCTCCAATGATTTGAAAAACAGCCTGGAACAAGGCAAAAAGATCATCATTACTACTATCCAAAAATTTCCTTTCATTGTAGATGGCATTGCTGATTTGAGCGACAAGCGATTTGCTGTAATCATAGATGAGGCTCACAGTTCTCAAAGTGGCACAGCAGCAGGCAACATGAATCAGGCCATGGGTATGGGAGCAAATGAGGAGGAGGAAGAAGACCCCCAGGACAAAATCCTGAAAGCCATGCAAGCCCGGAAAATGAAAGGCAATGCATCTTACTTGGCGTTTACGGCTACTCCAAAAAATGCAACCCTGGAGCGTTTCGGTAGCAAACAGGAAGATGGTACTTTCAAGCCTTTTCACTTGTATTCCATGAAACAAGCCATTGAGGAAGGATTTATTCTGGATGTATTGGCAAACTATACTACCTACAAAAGCTATTACGAAATAGAAAAATCCATTGAGGATAATCCACTTTTCGATACCAAAAAAGCCCAGAAGAAGTTACGTGCTTATGTAGAGCGGGATAAACGAACCATCGCCACCAAAGCAGAAATCATGATGGATCACTTTATCAGTAAAGTGTACAATACCAAAAAACTCAAAGGCAAGGCAAAAGGAATGGTGGTTACCCAGGATATCATTTCAGCAGTCCGTTACTTCTTAGCCATGCGGAACATCCTGAATGATAAAGGCAATCCATTTAAAATCGTAATCGCATTCTCCGGTAAGAAAACAGTTGATGGTGTGGAATACACTGAAGCAGAATTAAATGGTTTTGCAGAAAAGGACACCCGGGATAATTTCGATTCTGATGATTATCGCTTGTTGGTAGTCGCCAATAAATACCTCACAGGTTTTGATCAGCCCAAGCTTTGTACCATGTATGTGGATAAGAAATTACAAGGTGTATTGGCTGTACAAGCATTGAGCAGATTGAACCGGGCAGCAGACAAATTGGGCAAGAAAACAGAAGACTTGTTCATCCTGGATTTCTTCAATCAAGTGGATGACATCAAAAACTCTTTTGATCCATTTTATACTTCTACATCCTTGAGCCGGGCTACAGATATCAATGTGCTCCACGAATTGAAAGGTACTTTAGATGATGTGGGCGTTTATGAATGGTCAGAAATAGAATCCTTTGTAGAAAAGTATTTTGAGGGGGTCGATGCCCAGCAACTCAGTCCTATAATAGATGTAGCTGCCGACCGTTTTAATCAGGAGTTGGAATTAGAGGAAGAAGAGAAGGTTGATTTTAAAATCAAAGCCAAGCAGTTTGTCAAAATCTATGGTCAAATGGCCTCTATTATGCCTTATGAGGTCTTGGAATGGGAAAAGCTGTTCTGGTTTTTGAAATTCCTTATTCCAAAACTGATTGTGAAAACCAGAGAAGATGCATTGATTGATGAGCTGTTGGAATCTGTTGATTTGTCTACGTATGGTTTAGAGCGTACCAAACTGAATCACGCTATTGGATTGGACGATTCGGCAACAGAATTAGATCCGCAAAACCCTAACCCAAGAGGTGCTCATGGTGGCGATGAAGAAAAAGATCAATTGGACGAAATCATCAAAACCTTCAATGAAAGATGGTTCCATGGTTGGGATGCTACACCGGAAGACCAGCGGGTAAAATTTTTGACATTAAACAAACATATTCAAGCACATCCAGACTTCAAACTCAAGGTAGCAGAAAACACTGACAGTCAAAACCGGGACCTAGCGCTCAAGAAAATCATTGACGAGGTCATGGGACAACAACGAAAGCGCGAATTGGAATTGTATAAGTTGTATGCCAAGGACGAATCATTTTATCAGGCTTTCTTTGATACGATGAAGCGGATGGTGGAATTGAGGAAGTAA